A stretch of the Actinomyces qiguomingii genome encodes the following:
- a CDS encoding TatD family hydrolase, translating to MSKHRDRSWPPADAVAPLAGPVTDNHTHLPVPGEAPTGPGSDAPLDAAELVTRAAAVGVTGIITSACETTAWAPSLALARELPAVRVALAIHPNEAVAHAGVREIGPDGLEPRHQPHHDEPLDEAMSRLEALVREHRDVVVAVGETGMDLFRTGPRGAAVQREAFRDHIALAKELDLPLQIHDRDAHAECVEVLEADGAPERTVFHCFSGGGALAQACAAHGWYASVAGPITYPANEELRSALAAVPDELLLVETDAPYLPPGRWRGRPNGSYLMPDIVRFLAQQRGLGEAETCGLLARNTERVYGTWL from the coding sequence GTGAGTAAGCACCGTGACCGCTCCTGGCCGCCCGCCGACGCCGTCGCACCCCTAGCGGGGCCCGTCACCGACAACCACACCCACCTGCCCGTTCCTGGGGAGGCGCCCACCGGACCCGGCTCCGACGCGCCGCTGGACGCCGCCGAACTGGTCACCCGGGCGGCCGCCGTCGGCGTCACCGGCATCATCACCTCCGCCTGCGAAACCACCGCCTGGGCGCCCAGCCTCGCCCTGGCCCGCGAGCTTCCCGCAGTGCGGGTCGCCCTGGCCATTCACCCCAATGAGGCGGTCGCCCACGCCGGGGTGCGCGAGATCGGCCCCGACGGCCTGGAGCCCAGACACCAGCCCCACCACGACGAGCCCCTGGATGAGGCCATGAGCCGCCTGGAGGCGCTAGTGCGCGAGCACCGGGACGTCGTCGTCGCCGTCGGGGAGACCGGCATGGATCTGTTCCGCACCGGCCCGCGCGGCGCCGCCGTTCAGCGTGAGGCCTTCCGCGACCACATCGCCTTGGCGAAGGAGCTGGACCTGCCGCTGCAGATCCACGACCGCGACGCCCATGCCGAATGCGTAGAGGTTTTGGAGGCCGACGGCGCCCCCGAACGAACCGTCTTCCACTGCTTCAGCGGGGGTGGGGCGCTGGCGCAGGCCTGCGCCGCGCACGGCTGGTACGCATCCGTCGCGGGCCCGATCACATACCCGGCCAATGAGGAGCTGCGCTCCGCGCTGGCGGCTGTCCCCGACGAGCTGCTGCTGGTGGAGACCGACGCCCCCTACCTGCCTCCGGGGCGTTGGCGCGGCCGCCCCAACGGCTCCTACCTGATGCCCGACATCGTCCGTTTTCTAGCTCAACAGCGGGGTTTGGGGGAGGCTGAGACGTGTGGATTGCTCGCTCGCAACACCGAGCGGGTCTACGGCACATGGTTGTGA
- the metG gene encoding methionine--tRNA ligase → MSRILSAVAWPYANGPRHIGHVAGFGVPSDVFSRYMRMAGHEVLMVSGTDEHGTPILVAADEEGVSPRELADRNNRLIVEDLVALGLSYDLFTRTTAGNHYRVVQDMFVTVRDNGYMTQQVTRSAISPSTGRTLPDRYIEGTCPICGSAGARGDQCDNCGNQLDPTDLIDPRSRINGETPEFVESAHWFLDLPALADALGAWLDEREASGAWRPNVIRFSKNILAEIRPRAMTRDIDWGIPIPGWEDQPSKRLYVWFDAVIGYLSASIEWARRTGDPDAWRQWWNDPQALSYYFMGKDNIVFHSQIWPAELLGYNGQGDRGGESGDMGVLDLPTEVVSSEFLTMEGRKFSSSHGIVIYVRDFLSRYQADALRYFICAAGPETADADFTWAEFVRRTNGELVAGWGNLVNRTAAMIHKRFGAIPAPDELQDVDRELLDAVAAGFETVGDLIRHHRQKAALAEAMRLVGEANKYIADTQPFKLKGEEGSPAHRRLATVLHTLAQVVSDLNLMLSPFLPHAANDVDRVMGGNGTLAPMPRIEEVDELDPQVLPEDFAGRTGYPIITGDYTGVPTWERHAVVVGTPIAKPRPVFVKLDEGIVEEELARYAGSQPDDVTGA, encoded by the coding sequence ATGAGCCGCATCCTCTCCGCCGTCGCCTGGCCCTACGCCAACGGTCCCCGCCACATCGGACACGTCGCCGGCTTCGGCGTCCCCTCCGACGTCTTCTCCCGCTACATGCGCATGGCCGGGCACGAGGTCCTGATGGTCTCCGGAACCGACGAGCACGGCACCCCCATCCTGGTGGCCGCCGATGAGGAGGGCGTCAGCCCCCGCGAGCTGGCCGACCGCAACAACCGGCTCATCGTCGAGGACCTGGTGGCCCTGGGACTGTCCTACGACCTGTTCACCCGCACCACCGCCGGCAACCACTACCGGGTGGTGCAAGACATGTTCGTCACCGTGCGCGACAACGGCTACATGACCCAGCAGGTGACCCGCTCCGCCATCTCCCCCTCCACCGGCCGCACCCTGCCCGACCGCTACATCGAGGGCACCTGCCCGATCTGCGGCTCCGCTGGCGCCCGTGGCGACCAGTGCGACAACTGCGGCAACCAACTCGACCCCACCGACCTGATCGACCCCCGCTCCCGCATCAACGGGGAGACGCCTGAATTCGTCGAATCCGCCCACTGGTTCCTGGACCTGCCCGCCCTGGCCGATGCGCTGGGTGCCTGGCTGGACGAGCGGGAGGCCTCCGGCGCGTGGCGGCCCAACGTCATCCGCTTCTCCAAGAACATCCTGGCCGAGATCCGCCCGCGCGCCATGACCCGCGACATCGACTGGGGCATCCCCATCCCCGGCTGGGAGGACCAGCCCAGCAAGCGCCTGTATGTGTGGTTCGACGCCGTCATCGGTTACCTGTCCGCCTCCATCGAGTGGGCCCGCCGCACCGGCGACCCCGATGCCTGGCGCCAGTGGTGGAACGACCCGCAGGCCCTGTCCTACTACTTCATGGGCAAGGACAACATCGTCTTCCACTCCCAGATCTGGCCCGCCGAGCTGCTCGGTTACAACGGCCAGGGCGATCGCGGCGGCGAAAGCGGTGATATGGGCGTGCTGGATCTACCTACCGAGGTCGTCTCCAGCGAGTTCCTGACCATGGAGGGCCGCAAGTTCTCCTCCTCCCACGGCATCGTCATCTATGTGCGTGACTTCCTGTCCCGCTACCAGGCCGACGCCCTGCGCTACTTCATCTGCGCCGCCGGCCCGGAGACCGCCGACGCAGACTTCACCTGGGCGGAGTTCGTACGCCGCACCAACGGCGAACTGGTGGCCGGCTGGGGAAACCTGGTCAACCGCACCGCCGCCATGATTCACAAGCGCTTCGGTGCCATCCCCGCCCCCGACGAGCTGCAGGACGTGGACCGGGAACTCCTGGACGCCGTCGCCGCGGGCTTCGAAACGGTCGGTGACCTGATCCGCCACCACCGGCAGAAGGCGGCGCTCGCGGAGGCCATGCGGCTGGTGGGGGAGGCCAACAAGTACATCGCCGACACCCAGCCCTTCAAACTCAAGGGGGAGGAGGGCAGCCCCGCCCACCGGCGCCTGGCCACCGTGCTGCACACGCTCGCCCAGGTCGTGTCCGACCTGAACCTCATGCTCTCCCCGTTCCTGCCGCACGCCGCCAACGACGTCGACCGCGTCATGGGCGGGAACGGCACCCTCGCCCCCATGCCCCGCATCGAGGAGGTGGACGAGCTAGACCCGCAGGTGCTGCCCGAGGACTTCGCCGGACGGACCGGCTACCCGATCATCACCGGTGACTACACCGGCGTGCCCACATGGGAGCGTCACGCCGTGGTGGTCGGCACCCCGATCGCCAAGCCCAGGCCCGTCTTCGTCAAGCTCGATGAGGGCATCGTGGAGGAGGAACTGGCCCGCTACGCCGGCTCCCAGCCCGACGACGTCACCGGCGCCTGA
- a CDS encoding dolichyl-phosphate-mannose--protein mannosyltransferase, giving the protein MPKAMRVNGWIVTAVAGLVAALTRLVGLSHPHKLMFDEIYYVKEGYALWRNGYESVWSEGADELFAQGDFSALTSEASYVVHPQLGKWLIGLGMQLFGADSSFGWRIMPALAGILTVVVLTRLTLRLTHSPLLAGLAGLLLAIDGVGITESRIGLLDGFISLFATVALYCLVRDREWSRARLAADMAGTSTDTLTPAPLAPRAHLRPWLIATGVAIGLACSVKWSGAYLLAAVGILVVVWDTLALRRVGARAWFLEGAVARGVGDFIRLVPVAFIVYLSAGWGSWFSHEGAFKHGWAAAQRDATGTVARSWLPDSLNDLLEYHLTMYDFHVALDSEHPYMSKPIGWLVQWRPTSFYWQGTEDMVGTDCDSDRCIQAITSIGNIPIWWAALVALLFALVVLAIRNRDWRVWVPLIGYIGLYLPWFLYSKRTIFTFYTVAFVPCVVLILVLALGYVSGMLRPVPGSAGEQQEERLLDEGVIGPGRSYPRGRVASYFGFGIRPNRLHLPEQWTGVPSWRIRAEGLALIIGLLIAAIVFTFAWWPIWTGQSVPYTFWHWHMWLNSWV; this is encoded by the coding sequence ATGCCCAAAGCGATGCGGGTCAATGGGTGGATCGTCACGGCGGTGGCCGGGCTCGTCGCCGCACTGACACGGCTGGTGGGTCTTAGCCACCCGCATAAGCTCATGTTCGACGAGATCTATTACGTCAAAGAGGGCTACGCGCTGTGGCGCAACGGATACGAGTCGGTCTGGTCCGAGGGCGCCGATGAGCTCTTCGCCCAGGGGGACTTCTCGGCGCTGACATCCGAGGCCAGCTATGTTGTGCACCCACAGCTGGGCAAGTGGCTTATTGGCTTGGGGATGCAGCTGTTCGGCGCAGATTCGTCCTTCGGGTGGCGGATCATGCCCGCCCTGGCGGGCATCTTGACGGTCGTCGTGCTGACACGTTTGACTCTGCGCCTGACTCATTCACCCCTGCTCGCCGGCCTGGCCGGCCTGCTGCTGGCGATAGACGGGGTCGGCATCACCGAATCGAGGATCGGCCTGCTGGACGGGTTCATAAGCCTGTTCGCTACGGTCGCACTGTACTGCCTGGTGCGCGATCGGGAGTGGTCCCGGGCTCGCTTGGCGGCAGACATGGCCGGTACATCCACCGATACCTTGACGCCCGCACCCCTGGCGCCCCGGGCGCATCTGCGTCCCTGGCTGATAGCGACGGGGGTCGCGATTGGACTGGCCTGCTCGGTGAAGTGGTCGGGCGCCTACCTGTTGGCCGCCGTCGGGATTCTCGTGGTTGTTTGGGACACACTGGCGCTGCGCCGAGTCGGTGCGCGTGCCTGGTTCCTTGAGGGGGCGGTCGCCCGTGGAGTTGGTGACTTCATTCGGCTGGTTCCAGTCGCCTTCATCGTGTATCTCAGCGCGGGTTGGGGTTCTTGGTTCTCTCATGAGGGCGCTTTCAAGCATGGTTGGGCGGCGGCGCAGCGGGACGCGACGGGCACGGTGGCACGCTCCTGGCTGCCGGATTCACTCAATGACCTGCTTGAGTATCACCTGACGATGTACGACTTCCACGTCGCTCTGGATTCGGAGCACCCATACATGTCCAAGCCGATCGGCTGGCTGGTGCAGTGGCGCCCAACATCGTTCTACTGGCAGGGCACGGAGGACATGGTCGGCACCGACTGTGATTCGGACCGCTGTATCCAGGCGATCACGTCGATCGGCAATATTCCGATCTGGTGGGCGGCGCTGGTGGCGCTGCTCTTCGCCCTCGTGGTGCTCGCGATCCGCAACCGCGACTGGCGCGTATGGGTGCCGCTGATCGGGTACATCGGTCTGTACCTGCCGTGGTTCCTTTACTCCAAGCGAACCATTTTCACCTTCTACACGGTCGCATTCGTGCCCTGTGTGGTCTTGATCCTGGTACTCGCACTCGGGTACGTCTCCGGAATGCTTCGACCTGTTCCCGGGTCCGCCGGCGAGCAGCAGGAGGAACGGCTGCTTGACGAAGGGGTAATCGGGCCGGGCCGCAGCTACCCGCGCGGCCGTGTCGCTTCATACTTCGGTTTCGGCATCCGCCCCAACCGGTTGCACCTTCCCGAACAGTGGACCGGGGTGCCGTCCTGGCGTATCCGCGCAGAAGGTCTGGCCCTGATTATCGGTCTGTTGATAGCGGCTATCGTATTCACATTCGCGTGGTGGCCGATCTGGACGGGCCAGAGTGTGCCCTACACGTTCTGGCACTGGCACATGTGGCTGAACTCCTGGGTGTGA
- a CDS encoding resuscitation-promoting factor has protein sequence MTPINDLLKPGMLRAGGAAAVLALSVSGGAYAGVQAAAPGGDAERLPETAVVASAASANGAASETTDLVVGGDVAEVLSVSEDVTDAFERVERQTDALAEGETEVETEGVDGVTRVVYRVISVDGRETAREVVSRVVVSERVDEVVLVGTGAGSGSGSSGGSGSGDAGDSGTSTTENTGSETPSSGASAADDSVWAALAQCESGGNPATNTGNGFYGMYQFSLPTWQAMGGTGYPHEADAATQTAMAKKLQAQAGWGQWPHCAAQLGLL, from the coding sequence ATGACTCCCATTAACGACCTGCTCAAACCCGGAATGCTCCGTGCTGGAGGTGCCGCCGCGGTCCTGGCGCTGTCGGTATCGGGCGGGGCCTATGCCGGCGTGCAGGCCGCCGCTCCGGGTGGGGACGCCGAAAGACTCCCGGAGACCGCGGTGGTGGCCTCGGCCGCATCCGCCAACGGTGCCGCGAGCGAGACCACGGACCTGGTTGTGGGTGGTGATGTGGCTGAGGTGTTGTCGGTTTCTGAGGATGTGACCGATGCGTTTGAGCGGGTGGAGCGGCAGACCGATGCGTTGGCCGAGGGTGAGACCGAGGTTGAGACTGAGGGTGTTGATGGGGTTACGCGGGTGGTTTACCGGGTGATCAGTGTGGATGGTCGGGAGACTGCGCGTGAGGTGGTTTCTCGGGTGGTGGTTAGTGAGCGGGTTGATGAGGTGGTGCTGGTTGGTACTGGTGCCGGTTCTGGTTCCGGTTCCTCGGGCGGTTCCGGTTCGGGGGATGCGGGTGATTCCGGAACCTCCACCACCGAGAATACGGGCAGCGAAACCCCCTCCTCCGGTGCCTCCGCCGCGGACGACTCGGTTTGGGCCGCCCTGGCCCAGTGCGAGTCCGGTGGCAACCCGGCCACCAACACCGGTAACGGCTTCTACGGCATGTACCAGTTCTCCCTGCCCACCTGGCAGGCCATGGGAGGCACCGGCTACCCGCATGAGGCCGACGCCGCCACCCAAACCGCCATGGCCAAGAAGCTGCAGGCCCAGGCGGGCTGGGGGCAGTGGCCGCACTGCGCCGCCCAGCTCGGCCTGCTCTGA
- the rsmI gene encoding 16S rRNA (cytidine(1402)-2'-O)-methyltransferase produces the protein MTDATSAAEVDHTPATGGASAGQAVPRPGAITLAATPIGNTADASARLRAALTHADVIAAEDTRRVFSLARRLGLQVGGRVMAFHEHNEAARVPELLAHARAGAAVVVVCDAGMPGVSDPGYRLVAGAVDEGVPVTVAPGPSAVLTALVLSGLASDRFTFEGFLPRKAGERRRALDMLADEPRTMVFLESPRRTHETLMSMAEAFGAERRAALCRELTKIHEQVRRASLGELARETAAGVLGEVVLVVAGAPPRLVDLETVAAQALALADTGVRLKAAAAEVAPQAGARPNEVYRAALALRADRGGA, from the coding sequence ATGACTGACGCCACGTCCGCAGCCGAAGTCGATCACACGCCGGCCACGGGTGGGGCGTCAGCGGGGCAGGCTGTGCCGCGTCCGGGTGCCATCACCCTGGCCGCGACCCCGATCGGGAACACCGCCGACGCCTCTGCCCGCCTGCGCGCGGCGCTGACACACGCAGACGTCATCGCGGCGGAGGACACTCGTCGCGTGTTCTCCCTGGCACGTCGCCTGGGATTGCAGGTCGGGGGGCGGGTGATGGCCTTCCACGAGCACAACGAGGCCGCCAGGGTTCCGGAGCTGCTCGCCCACGCCCGGGCGGGGGCCGCCGTTGTGGTCGTCTGCGACGCGGGCATGCCCGGTGTCTCCGACCCCGGCTACCGACTGGTGGCTGGCGCCGTCGACGAGGGCGTTCCCGTTACCGTTGCGCCCGGGCCTTCGGCTGTGCTCACCGCCCTGGTGCTGTCAGGTCTGGCCAGCGACCGCTTCACCTTTGAGGGGTTCCTTCCGCGCAAGGCCGGGGAGCGTCGCCGCGCCCTGGACATGCTTGCGGACGAGCCGCGCACCATGGTGTTTCTGGAATCACCCCGCCGTACCCATGAGACCCTGATGTCCATGGCGGAGGCCTTCGGGGCCGAGCGCCGCGCCGCACTGTGCCGGGAGCTGACCAAGATTCATGAACAGGTGCGGCGGGCGAGCCTGGGAGAACTGGCGCGGGAGACCGCCGCCGGCGTCCTGGGGGAGGTGGTGCTGGTGGTGGCCGGCGCGCCGCCACGCCTGGTCGACCTGGAAACGGTCGCCGCGCAGGCGCTGGCCCTCGCGGACACCGGCGTGCGGCTCAAGGCGGCCGCTGCCGAGGTGGCGCCGCAGGCGGGCGCGCGCCCGAACGAGGTGTATCGGGCTGCGCTCGCACTGCGCGCCGACCGCGGCGGCGCCTGA
- a CDS encoding G5 domain-containing protein: MGRHSQSSSLSTTLVELGALASKSIASTSSAAHGRRRADGPAKTSISPAMYRAGGVAATLSLAVSGGAYAATQFGETDIAPLTESQARLEAISASGRDTTDAVVVGGDVAEVLSVSEDVTDAFERVERQTDALAEGETEVETEGVDGVTRVVYRVISVDGRETAREVVSRVVVSERVDEVVLVGTGAGSGSGSSGGSGSGDAGDSGTSTTTTTTTASGDGTTPSSAQAIAKAMMSSYGWDDSQFTCLVNLWNRESGWNYLAQNPSSGAYGIPQALPGSKMSSVASDWATNPTTQITWGLGYISGRYGTPCSAWAHSESTGWY; this comes from the coding sequence GTGGGTCGTCACTCCCAGAGCAGTTCCTTGAGTACAACGCTGGTTGAGCTCGGGGCGCTCGCCTCGAAGAGCATCGCCAGTACTTCCTCCGCCGCACACGGGCGTCGTCGAGCCGATGGCCCGGCGAAGACCTCGATCTCCCCGGCCATGTACCGGGCGGGAGGCGTGGCTGCCACCCTGTCTCTGGCGGTCTCCGGCGGCGCCTACGCCGCTACGCAGTTTGGCGAAACCGACATAGCGCCCCTGACCGAGTCCCAGGCGCGTCTGGAGGCCATCTCGGCCTCCGGCAGGGACACCACCGACGCCGTGGTTGTGGGTGGTGATGTGGCTGAGGTGTTGTCGGTTTCTGAGGATGTGACCGATGCGTTTGAGCGGGTGGAGCGGCAGACCGATGCGTTGGCCGAGGGTGAGACCGAGGTTGAGACTGAGGGTGTTGATGGGGTTACTCGGGTGGTTTACCGGGTGATCAGTGTGGATGGTCGGGAGACTGCGCGTGAGGTGGTTTCTCGGGTGGTGGTTAGTGAGCGGGTTGATGAGGTGGTGCTGGTTGGTACTGGTGCCGGTTCTGGGTCCGGTTCCTCGGGCGGTTCCGGTTCGGGGGATGCGGGTGATTCCGGAACCTCCACCACCACGACAACCACAACCGCCTCCGGCGACGGCACCACTCCCTCCTCTGCCCAGGCCATCGCCAAAGCGATGATGTCCTCCTACGGTTGGGACGACTCCCAGTTCACGTGCCTGGTGAATCTGTGGAACCGCGAGTCCGGTTGGAACTACCTGGCTCAGAATCCGTCCTCCGGCGCCTACGGCATCCCGCAGGCCCTGCCCGGCTCCAAGATGAGCTCGGTGGCTTCCGACTGGGCCACCAACCCCACCACCCAGATCACCTGGGGTCTGGGCTACATTTCCGGACGTTATGGCACGCCTTGCTCGGCCTGGGCCCACTCGGAGTCCACCGGCTGGTACTGA
- the rsmA gene encoding 16S rRNA (adenine(1518)-N(6)/adenine(1519)-N(6))-dimethyltransferase RsmA translates to MPQPDTRQTVPELLGPADIRALARTLNLRPSKARGQNFVHDAGTVRRIVRLAGVAPGETVLEIGPGLGSLTLALLQVGARVIAVEIDPVLAHALPVTVADRLPDAAGRLTVLTADAMSLTGPQSLPAPSPTRLVANLPYNVAVPVLLNALAALPSLSTATIMVQAEVADRLAATPGSRTYGVPSVKAAWFGAIRRDARIGRTVFWPAPNVDSAVLTLTRREPPQTAASRAQVFAVVDAAFAQRRKTLRRSLAPLAGGPARVEQAARAVGIDPGARGESLDVNAFAALAQALVDADALTTSTLRPTGAASTQPEKRQS, encoded by the coding sequence GTGCCCCAGCCCGACACCCGCCAGACCGTCCCCGAACTCCTTGGGCCAGCCGATATCAGGGCACTGGCGCGGACCCTGAACCTGCGTCCCTCCAAGGCGCGCGGCCAGAACTTCGTCCATGACGCCGGCACCGTCCGCCGCATCGTGCGCCTGGCAGGCGTCGCCCCCGGTGAGACCGTCCTTGAGATCGGACCGGGGCTCGGCTCCTTGACGCTGGCCCTGCTGCAGGTTGGCGCCCGGGTGATCGCTGTAGAAATCGATCCCGTGCTCGCTCACGCGCTGCCGGTCACCGTCGCCGACCGCCTGCCCGATGCCGCGGGCCGACTGACTGTGCTTACCGCCGACGCCATGAGCCTGACCGGGCCGCAATCCCTTCCCGCCCCCTCGCCCACCCGCCTGGTGGCCAATCTGCCCTACAACGTGGCCGTGCCCGTCCTGCTCAACGCGCTTGCCGCCCTTCCCAGCCTGAGCACGGCCACCATCATGGTTCAGGCCGAAGTCGCTGACCGGCTCGCGGCCACACCCGGTTCACGCACCTACGGGGTGCCCAGCGTCAAGGCCGCCTGGTTCGGCGCGATCCGCCGCGACGCCCGCATAGGACGCACCGTATTCTGGCCCGCACCCAACGTCGACTCCGCCGTCCTCACCCTCACCCGCCGCGAACCCCCGCAAACTGCTGCGAGCCGTGCCCAGGTGTTCGCCGTCGTCGACGCGGCCTTCGCGCAACGCCGCAAGACCTTGCGCAGGTCTCTGGCCCCGCTCGCAGGCGGCCCCGCACGGGTGGAGCAGGCGGCCCGCGCCGTCGGCATTGATCCGGGTGCACGCGGTGAGAGCCTGGATGTTAACGCATTCGCCGCCCTGGCGCAGGCCCTGGTGGATGCTGACGCCCTGACCACCAGCACACTCCGGCCGACGGGCGCGGCCAGCACTCAGCCGGAAAAGAGGCAGTCATGA
- a CDS encoding 4-(cytidine 5'-diphospho)-2-C-methyl-D-erythritol kinase, which translates to MTPLHAVPGDAPQPSRSGSLTQVRVEAPGKVNLFLSAGAPGADGYHPLTTVFQAVRLIETVTARRQAADLHGTITLTLTEPDPSVPTDATNLAVRAAALLAEATGVNDGVDLLLRKRVPVAGGMAGGSADAAATLVACNTLWGTGLSQAELVGLAAELGADVPFPLRGATAVGHGRGDRLTPLIARGTYHWVFATAAQGLSTPAVFRRFDEIAPAPAAPVDVPAALTTALRDGDTAALAACLHNDLQAAVLDLRPQLTEVIELAESAGALRAIVSGAGPTIAALAPDPAVAVRVANALNASDLVAGALRADAPVAGARMVG; encoded by the coding sequence ATGACTCCACTGCACGCCGTCCCCGGGGACGCTCCGCAGCCGTCCCGCTCCGGATCTTTGACCCAGGTGCGTGTGGAGGCGCCCGGTAAGGTCAACCTGTTCCTGTCCGCGGGCGCCCCCGGCGCAGACGGCTACCACCCACTGACCACCGTTTTCCAGGCGGTCCGCCTCATTGAGACCGTCACCGCCCGCCGCCAGGCCGCCGATCTGCATGGAACCATAACCCTGACCCTGACCGAGCCCGACCCGTCCGTTCCCACCGACGCCACCAACCTGGCGGTGCGCGCCGCCGCCCTGCTGGCCGAGGCCACCGGCGTGAACGACGGCGTGGACCTGCTGCTGCGCAAGCGTGTACCGGTTGCGGGCGGCATGGCGGGAGGGTCCGCCGATGCCGCCGCCACCCTGGTCGCCTGCAATACCCTGTGGGGTACGGGACTGAGCCAGGCCGAACTGGTTGGTCTCGCCGCAGAACTGGGGGCGGATGTGCCCTTCCCGTTGCGTGGAGCCACCGCCGTGGGTCACGGCCGCGGCGACCGGTTGACTCCCCTGATAGCCCGCGGCACCTACCACTGGGTGTTTGCCACCGCCGCGCAGGGGCTGTCCACGCCCGCCGTCTTCCGGCGCTTCGATGAAATCGCTCCGGCCCCCGCGGCGCCGGTGGATGTGCCAGCCGCCCTGACCACCGCGCTGCGCGACGGTGATACCGCCGCCCTGGCGGCCTGCCTGCACAACGACCTGCAAGCGGCGGTCCTGGACCTGCGCCCGCAGTTGACCGAAGTCATCGAGCTGGCAGAGTCGGCCGGCGCCCTGCGCGCCATCGTCTCCGGAGCCGGCCCCACCATTGCCGCACTGGCCCCCGACCCGGCTGTCGCCGTGCGCGTGGCCAACGCCCTGAATGCCTCCGATCTGGTTGCTGGCGCCCTGCGCGCCGACGCGCCCGTCGCCGGTGCCCGGATGGTGGGCTGA